The following are encoded in a window of Candidatus Cloacimonadota bacterium genomic DNA:
- a CDS encoding S9 family peptidase: MQYPRTRKDGTIDEFFGVKVPDPYRWLENDHDPEVIAWTQAQQALTESILNQYPGRKAMLERMQELVNYPRQTAPIKYGEWYYYHRNDGLQNQWVIYRKRQDGPEELFLDPNTMSPDGTTTVYSVGKSKDFRYFTFLVSAAGADAGELWTIDTITREWLPDKLKDMRHTGAEWYRDGFFYSRYLPTQDGVQGDPGQNVWYHKLGTPQEEDVLVYEDAVNPRRFRGCWVSDDEKYLFMYERGASPGNRVLYRPVDDPKLPFKVLFDGFEHDYYPFDSFEEDCFYLFTNKDAPNHRLVKFHLDHPEEEHWQEVIPERDYRLDSASPVGGKLIAIFTRDVCSRVEVLDPDGKFLREIQMPYQGTVGIGFGKKEDPEAYFYFSSYVRPGEIYRYDIPGDSFTHHHTDPVQADLSAIVSEQVFYPSKDGTLIPMTLIHRNDIPRDGKAPVLLYGYGGFDIALMPSFSTARICLLEKGSICAVANLRGGGEYGKRWHDAGKLLNKQNVFDDFIAAAEYLIREGYTNPEMLAINGGSNGGLLVGACLTQRPDLFRAAVPAMGVLDMLRFHKFTCGWNWMADYGNPDEEQHFRNLLSYSPLHNIKEGTRYPDTMVLTADHDDRVVPGHSFKFAATMQDKADPDGMALLYTQTSSAHGPSSLSKSLEYTADTYSFICMCLGV, encoded by the coding sequence ATGCAATACCCCAGAACCCGAAAAGACGGCACGATCGATGAATTCTTCGGCGTCAAGGTGCCGGATCCCTACCGCTGGCTGGAAAATGACCACGATCCGGAAGTGATCGCTTGGACCCAGGCCCAGCAAGCCCTCACGGAATCTATATTGAACCAGTATCCTGGCCGTAAAGCCATGCTGGAACGGATGCAGGAACTGGTGAATTACCCCCGCCAAACCGCGCCCATCAAGTATGGCGAGTGGTATTATTACCACCGGAACGATGGCCTGCAGAACCAGTGGGTGATTTACCGCAAGCGTCAGGACGGACCGGAAGAGCTGTTTCTGGACCCCAACACCATGTCCCCGGACGGCACCACCACGGTCTATTCTGTGGGGAAATCAAAGGACTTCCGGTATTTTACCTTTCTGGTATCGGCCGCCGGAGCTGATGCCGGTGAGCTGTGGACCATCGATACCATTACCAGGGAGTGGCTGCCAGACAAACTGAAGGACATGCGCCACACCGGCGCGGAGTGGTACAGGGACGGTTTCTTCTACAGCCGTTATCTACCCACGCAGGATGGCGTCCAGGGCGATCCTGGCCAGAATGTGTGGTATCACAAGCTGGGCACCCCTCAGGAGGAGGACGTCCTGGTGTATGAAGATGCCGTAAATCCCAGGCGTTTCCGGGGGTGCTGGGTTTCTGATGATGAAAAATATCTCTTCATGTATGAAAGAGGAGCTTCACCCGGAAACCGCGTTCTCTACCGTCCCGTGGATGATCCAAAACTGCCGTTCAAGGTGCTGTTCGATGGCTTCGAGCATGATTATTATCCGTTCGACAGCTTTGAGGAGGATTGCTTTTACCTATTTACAAACAAGGACGCCCCCAACCACCGGCTGGTGAAATTTCATCTGGACCATCCAGAGGAAGAGCACTGGCAGGAAGTGATTCCGGAGCGGGATTACCGGCTGGATTCAGCAAGCCCGGTGGGCGGCAAGCTGATCGCGATCTTCACCAGGGATGTATGCTCCCGGGTGGAAGTGCTGGATCCGGACGGAAAGTTTCTACGTGAGATACAGATGCCTTATCAGGGCACGGTCGGCATCGGCTTTGGGAAAAAGGAGGATCCGGAAGCCTACTTCTATTTCAGTTCCTATGTGCGCCCGGGCGAGATTTACCGCTACGATATCCCCGGCGACAGCTTCACCCATCACCACACCGATCCTGTGCAGGCCGATCTCAGCGCCATCGTGTCCGAGCAGGTTTTCTACCCATCCAAAGACGGCACTCTCATTCCCATGACCCTCATCCACCGCAACGATATTCCCCGCGATGGCAAGGCCCCCGTGCTGCTGTATGGCTATGGCGGCTTTGATATTGCCCTGATGCCGTCCTTTTCCACAGCACGTATCTGCTTGCTGGAAAAGGGATCCATCTGTGCCGTGGCAAACCTGCGCGGAGGTGGCGAATACGGCAAGCGCTGGCATGATGCCGGCAAGCTGCTGAACAAGCAAAACGTATTCGACGACTTCATTGCCGCCGCGGAATACCTGATCCGGGAAGGCTACACCAATCCCGAAATGCTGGCCATTAATGGAGGTTCCAATGGTGGATTGCTGGTGGGTGCCTGCCTGACGCAAAGGCCGGACCTCTTCCGGGCGGCGGTTCCCGCCATGGGCGTGCTGGATATGCTGCGCTTCCACAAATTCACCTGCGGCTGGAACTGGATGGCGGATTATGGCAATCCGGACGAAGAGCAGCACTTCCGCAACCTGCTGTCCTACTCACCCTTGCACAACATCAAAGAGGGAACACGTTATCCGGATACAATGGTTCTGACCGCCGATCACGACGACCGCGTGGTGCCCGGCCATTCCTTTAAGTTTGCCGCCACCATGCAGGACAAGGCAGATCCGGATGGCATGGCCCTGCTCTACACACAAACCTCTTCCGCGCACGGACCCAGCAGCCTTTCCAAAAGCCTGGAATACACCGCGGACACCTACAGCTTTATCTGCATGTGTTTGGGGGTGTGA
- a CDS encoding MFS transporter yields the protein MNPAGGSALAKAAGWLLSKLRERFISLTVRNYRIYFSGHFFSVIGIWVQRTTMSWFIYRLTNSAFLLGLIGFLSMIPSLFVSPFAGAWADRWDRRKTLVLTQSLFMVQASLLSAGVLSGFINEDRWWPLIVLALWQGIVEGIDAPFRQNFVLDLVSKRSLLPNAIATNSAMFNSARLIGPSIGGAMIVAFGEGICFLISAVAYLAVIASLLTIRINYPPLKPSGVPILSKIKEGWSYSWHSLPVRWLIANLGVYMLLAMSYSSIIPVFARDVLKGNAGTQGLLLTFAGVGALTSAFYMAGRKTIKGLPYITAVLGCVANLALIGLAQSRSIVLSLVFMVFIGLGMTIQMSSTNTILQSVVDPNMRGRVLSVYTMTFQSVMPFGSLLIGSLTRKLGPQTALSISAGICLLWSLNALRNIPHLITHIQRMLVTNHNTEIYRPLKVTVMYPGVEG from the coding sequence ATGAATCCCGCAGGAGGATCAGCGCTGGCAAAGGCTGCTGGATGGCTGCTGAGCAAATTGCGTGAGCGCTTCATCAGCCTCACCGTTCGCAACTACCGCATCTATTTTTCCGGGCACTTTTTCTCGGTGATCGGAATTTGGGTGCAGCGTACAACCATGAGCTGGTTTATCTACCGGCTCACAAATTCCGCTTTTTTGCTTGGCCTGATCGGCTTCCTGAGCATGATTCCGTCGCTGTTCGTGAGCCCTTTCGCCGGGGCTTGGGCCGACCGCTGGGACCGCCGCAAAACGCTGGTGCTCACGCAATCGCTATTCATGGTGCAGGCCAGTCTGTTGTCAGCGGGAGTGCTAAGCGGTTTCATCAACGAGGACCGCTGGTGGCCGCTGATCGTGCTGGCACTCTGGCAGGGCATCGTGGAAGGCATTGACGCACCGTTCAGGCAGAATTTCGTGCTGGACCTGGTTTCCAAGCGCAGTCTGCTGCCGAACGCCATCGCAACCAATTCCGCCATGTTCAATTCTGCCCGGTTGATTGGCCCATCCATCGGTGGGGCGATGATCGTAGCCTTTGGCGAAGGCATTTGCTTTCTGATCAGCGCAGTAGCCTATCTGGCGGTAATTGCCTCACTGCTGACCATCCGGATCAACTATCCACCCCTCAAACCCAGCGGAGTGCCCATCCTCAGCAAGATCAAAGAAGGTTGGAGCTATTCATGGCACAGTCTGCCGGTGCGTTGGCTGATCGCCAACCTGGGCGTGTACATGCTCCTCGCTATGAGCTATAGCTCCATCATTCCCGTGTTCGCGCGCGATGTGCTGAAAGGAAATGCGGGCACCCAAGGCCTGCTGCTTACCTTCGCGGGGGTCGGGGCATTGACCAGCGCTTTTTACATGGCAGGGCGGAAGACCATTAAAGGCCTGCCCTACATCACAGCGGTGTTGGGCTGCGTGGCCAATCTGGCCCTGATAGGCCTGGCTCAGAGCCGAAGCATCGTGCTCAGCCTGGTTTTCATGGTCTTCATTGGTCTGGGCATGACTATTCAGATGAGCTCCACCAACACCATTCTGCAAAGCGTGGTTGATCCCAATATGCGTGGTCGGGTGCTGAGCGTTTACACCATGACCTTCCAGTCTGTGATGCCCTTCGGCAGCCTGCTGATTGGCTCACTCACCCGTAAGCTGGGGCCGCAGACCGCGTTGAGCATCAGCGCTGGCATCTGCCTGTTATGGTCGCTGAACGCGCTACGCAATATCCCGCATTTGATAACTCACATCCAGCGCATGCTGGTGACAAACCACAATACCGAAATCTACCGCCCGCTGAAGGTTACGGTGATGTATCCCGGAGTGGAAGGATGA
- a CDS encoding laccase domain-containing protein — translation MKTWLHLGEKTPDYRRVMSAQDDIRIGGKIIPKGRTVIAEQIAGAGIHVCSEADGGAGWGDHSQIAGVDALITSVPGQYLLVRTADCYPVLLQDAQNRAVAAIHSGREGTRLNIVGKTVRVLQDEYGILPAEITAHIGAGICARHYEVDEATWESFNTSLKEMGCAADAAPAGSRHLDLRLAIFRQLIAAGIPFYDIEQQFVCTLESAVHHSYRRDRTSNRQMNLIGLEYE, via the coding sequence ATGAAAACCTGGCTGCATCTGGGCGAAAAAACCCCGGATTATCGCAGAGTAATGAGCGCTCAGGATGACATCCGGATCGGCGGTAAAATTATCCCCAAGGGGAGGACCGTGATCGCGGAACAGATCGCCGGCGCTGGGATCCACGTCTGCTCTGAAGCGGATGGAGGCGCTGGCTGGGGCGACCATTCCCAGATTGCGGGGGTTGACGCTTTGATCACATCCGTTCCTGGTCAATATCTGCTGGTCCGTACCGCTGACTGCTACCCCGTACTGCTTCAGGACGCTCAAAACCGCGCTGTGGCAGCCATCCACAGCGGACGGGAAGGCACCCGGCTGAATATCGTCGGAAAAACGGTGCGGGTGCTTCAGGATGAATATGGCATTCTGCCAGCCGAGATTACAGCCCATATCGGCGCTGGCATCTGCGCTCGGCACTACGAGGTGGATGAAGCAACCTGGGAGAGTTTTAACACCAGCCTGAAAGAAATGGGCTGCGCCGCTGACGCTGCCCCGGCAGGCTCCCGTCATCTGGATCTCCGTCTGGCCATATTCAGGCAGCTGATCGCGGCCGGGATACCTTTTTACGACATCGAACAGCAGTTTGTTTGCACATTGGAATCAGCTGTGCATCATTCCTACCGGCGGGACAGGACCAGCAACCGCCAGATGAATTTAATCGGACTTGAATATGAATAA
- a CDS encoding T9SS type A sorting domain-containing protein, with amino-acid sequence MTASGSTYTTNSNIPAQTAGTTVYYVIDATDDDSATTTSSEQSYTVIAPATTTIPYTEDFSAGWGQTYRYDIAGTKPWYIYNNDNASCNGYGSTLEEHWLVLPGINFNNYSNERMTFNTIATHGTIDANNYLKLLYSNNYPGLGDPTSSTWTEIAFANGGIGGGETSSGVLDLSGISGTNVYLAFKYYSTNSPTRWEIDDINIYLATPLITVNPTTLTGFTYQGTGPSTAQTFTVSGADLTADIVLTAPTNYEISLSENTGYTSSLTLTAAKLGVNETTIYVRLKAGLAIGTYNNEDITLSSSGATNKTVTCSGEVTTPPPPNVPTATAATSVTNTSFTANWNAVSGATGYYLDVYTKTTGGNASDLFISEYVEGSSNNKGIEIYNGTGASVDLSSYSLKQYNNGATIPTYTLGLSGTLANGSVYRIVNSNQTIFGTNYDLSTNSSVMGFNGNDAVAIFNGANLVDVVGPIGDASDWGKDVTLVRKEAASVPSAIYSASDWDSHAADTITNWGSHTFSGSTTVTYVSGYQNLNVGNVTSYNVDTGRAPGTTYYYVVRAYNAYGTSGNSNEQEVVTLDGPVPVELASFTATISAQNYITLTWVTQTETGMRGYYIYRGTDGDIAGAQNVSPLIPSLNSSQMQTYMFEDTEVYETGTYYYWLQTNDLDGAVNYHGPVSVFYNALGDNPTPEIPLATKLHAVYPNPFNPLVFIPFSLAKDNDVSFKIYNSRGQIVKHYELGNKAVGNYRITWDGTDYNGNTLSNGVYQIVMTAGSQAYQTKTTLLK; translated from the coding sequence CCACCAATTCAAACATCCCCGCTCAGACAGCCGGCACTACAGTCTATTATGTGATCGATGCCACGGACGATGATTCCGCTACCACAACCTCGAGCGAACAAAGCTACACCGTCATCGCCCCGGCAACCACCACCATTCCCTACACAGAGGACTTCTCCGCCGGTTGGGGCCAAACCTACAGGTACGATATAGCTGGCACTAAACCCTGGTATATTTACAACAATGACAACGCTTCCTGCAACGGTTATGGCAGCACTTTGGAAGAACACTGGCTGGTGCTTCCGGGCATCAATTTCAACAACTACAGCAATGAAAGGATGACCTTCAATACCATCGCCACTCATGGCACCATCGACGCCAACAACTATCTGAAGCTCTTATACTCTAATAACTACCCTGGCTTGGGAGATCCCACATCCAGCACCTGGACCGAGATTGCCTTTGCTAATGGCGGTATAGGCGGCGGCGAAACCTCTTCAGGTGTGCTTGACCTCTCTGGCATCAGCGGCACCAACGTCTATCTGGCATTCAAGTACTACTCCACTAACAGCCCTACCCGCTGGGAAATTGATGATATTAATATCTATCTCGCCACTCCGCTTATCACCGTTAATCCAACCACACTAACTGGTTTTACCTATCAAGGCACGGGACCTTCCACTGCCCAGACCTTCACCGTTAGCGGAGCTGACTTGACTGCTGACATCGTTCTCACAGCACCTACCAACTATGAAATCTCTTTGAGTGAGAATACAGGTTACACTTCATCCCTCACTCTTACCGCTGCAAAGCTTGGTGTAAATGAAACAACCATCTACGTGCGCCTGAAAGCCGGACTGGCCATCGGAACTTATAACAATGAGGATATCACTTTATCTTCCTCAGGAGCCACAAACAAGACCGTCACCTGCAGCGGTGAAGTAACCACTCCTCCTCCGCCCAATGTTCCTACTGCAACGGCAGCAACCAGTGTTACCAATACCAGCTTCACAGCCAACTGGAACGCTGTCAGTGGGGCCACCGGATATTACCTTGATGTTTATACCAAAACAACAGGGGGTAATGCCAGTGATCTCTTCATTTCCGAATATGTTGAAGGCAGTTCAAACAACAAGGGCATTGAGATCTATAATGGGACCGGAGCATCAGTAGACCTCTCTTCCTATTCATTAAAACAATACAATAACGGAGCAACTATTCCCACTTATACTTTAGGTTTGTCAGGTACGTTGGCTAATGGCTCCGTGTACCGAATAGTTAACAGTAACCAGACGATTTTTGGCACAAATTATGACCTCTCAACCAATTCAAGTGTGATGGGTTTCAACGGCAATGACGCTGTGGCAATCTTCAATGGAGCCAACTTGGTTGATGTGGTCGGTCCTATTGGCGATGCAAGCGATTGGGGCAAGGATGTAACTCTGGTCAGGAAAGAGGCAGCGTCTGTTCCTTCAGCAATATATTCTGCCTCTGACTGGGACAGTCATGCAGCCGACACAATCACTAATTGGGGTTCCCACACTTTCTCAGGCAGCACAACTGTCACCTATGTCTCCGGATATCAAAACCTAAACGTTGGCAATGTCACTTCATATAATGTTGATACCGGCCGTGCCCCCGGAACCACCTACTACTATGTGGTGCGGGCTTACAATGCCTACGGCACCAGCGGCAATTCCAACGAACAAGAAGTTGTGACCCTTGATGGACCCGTGCCCGTTGAACTGGCCTCCTTCACCGCCACCATCAGCGCCCAGAACTACATCACCCTCACCTGGGTTACCCAGACTGAGACCGGGATGCGCGGCTATTACATCTACCGCGGCACTGACGGCGACATCGCCGGGGCCCAGAACGTAAGTCCTTTGATCCCCTCACTCAACAGCTCCCAGATGCAGACCTATATGTTCGAGGACACAGAGGTCTATGAGACCGGCACCTATTACTACTGGCTGCAGACCAACGACTTGGACGGCGCCGTGAATTACCACGGCCCCGTGAGCGTTTTCTACAACGCCCTGGGCGACAACCCCACCCCGGAGATTCCGCTGGCCACCAAGCTGCATGCCGTGTATCCGAACCCCTTCAACCCGCTGGTATTCATCCCCTTCAGCCTGGCGAAGGACAACGATGTGAGCTTCAAGATCTACAACTCCCGCGGGCAGATCGTGAAACACTACGAGCTGGGCAACAAGGCCGTCGGAAATTACCGCATCACCTGGGACGGCACTGACTACAACGGAAACACCCTCTCCAACGGCGTCTATCAGATCGTGATGACGGCGGGCAGTCAGGCTTACCAGACCAAAACAACCCTGCTTAAATAA
- a CDS encoding ATP-dependent metallopeptidase FtsH/Yme1/Tma family protein yields the protein MKHTVTIIALLVLSLALSAADSLSFPAQRARDVAQSNQVAQQFSDLLLWFVIALVAITVISAVRIFLLKRKKPGERDSYKQPQTPPRTPRDLQPDQQLRQPARAPVSWTFVIVILALVALMVFSWFSGQEHIGEANYSQFAAALEKQQVKSVTFTEQDIVYQTREGKKFHTLLPPVDDPSLIEQLRAQNVVVITKKPPRWTGILSYLIPFVLLIGFWWFLMRGMNNQNARAFSFGKSRARMHEGSRSNITFKDVAGVDEAKEELQEIVEFLKDPKKFQRLGGRIPRGVLLMGRPGTGKTLLAKAVSGEAGVPFYSISGSDFVEMFVGVGAARVRDLFEQAKKNAPCITFIDEIDAVGRHRGTGLGGGHDEREQTLNQLLVEMDGFEPNEAVIIIAATNRPDILDPALLRPGRFDRQMTVDLPDIKGRTEILKVHSAKVPLAEDVHLELIARGTPGFSGADLANIVNEAALIAARQNKQKINMSDFEEAKDKLTLGKEKKSRVIPDEDKKLTSIHEIGHVLASIFQDKTEPVHKVSIIPRGFTAGATHFLQTDKTGYSRGYLEQLMTKILGGRAAEEIVFGELTTGAGNDLDRVTEIAKKMVCSWGMSEAFGPMTIGKEQSEVYLGKELIGRDVHSNETAHLVDSEIRGFITRAYDKALDILKKRRDLLEKLAAELFEKETLGTDEIFEFVLANIDDTDREQVLAKYEKARELRFEHSKKSAQEGQA from the coding sequence ATGAAACATACAGTTACCATAATAGCGCTACTGGTGCTGAGCCTGGCTTTGTCAGCAGCCGACAGCCTGTCCTTTCCGGCCCAGAGGGCCAGGGATGTGGCTCAGAGCAACCAGGTGGCGCAACAGTTTTCAGATCTGCTGCTGTGGTTTGTGATAGCCTTGGTGGCCATCACAGTGATCAGCGCGGTGCGCATCTTTCTGCTCAAGCGGAAAAAACCGGGCGAAAGAGACAGCTATAAACAGCCGCAAACGCCGCCACGAACACCGCGTGACCTGCAGCCTGACCAGCAGCTACGCCAGCCGGCCAGAGCCCCTGTTTCCTGGACCTTTGTGATAGTGATCCTGGCACTGGTGGCGCTGATGGTGTTCAGCTGGTTCAGTGGACAGGAGCATATTGGCGAGGCAAACTATTCACAATTCGCCGCCGCGCTGGAAAAGCAACAGGTAAAATCGGTGACCTTCACAGAGCAGGACATCGTTTACCAAACCCGGGAAGGCAAGAAATTCCACACCCTGCTGCCTCCGGTTGACGATCCCAGCCTGATCGAACAATTGCGGGCGCAGAATGTGGTGGTGATAACCAAAAAACCGCCGCGCTGGACGGGAATCCTTTCCTACCTGATCCCTTTTGTGCTGCTGATCGGATTTTGGTGGTTCCTGATGCGGGGCATGAACAACCAGAACGCCAGGGCCTTCAGCTTTGGCAAAAGCCGGGCCCGCATGCATGAAGGCAGCCGCAGCAACATCACTTTCAAGGATGTGGCCGGGGTGGACGAGGCCAAAGAGGAACTGCAGGAAATCGTGGAGTTTCTGAAGGACCCGAAGAAATTCCAGCGGCTGGGAGGACGCATCCCGCGCGGAGTATTGCTGATGGGACGTCCTGGGACGGGCAAGACGCTTCTGGCCAAGGCCGTTTCCGGCGAGGCGGGGGTGCCGTTCTACAGCATCAGCGGCTCGGACTTTGTGGAAATGTTTGTGGGCGTCGGCGCCGCGAGGGTGCGTGACCTTTTTGAGCAGGCGAAGAAGAACGCGCCTTGCATCACTTTCATCGACGAAATCGACGCTGTGGGCCGACACCGGGGAACCGGGCTAGGCGGCGGTCACGACGAACGCGAACAAACGTTGAACCAACTGCTGGTGGAGATGGACGGCTTTGAGCCAAACGAAGCCGTGATCATCATCGCCGCCACCAACCGGCCTGACATCCTGGATCCCGCGCTGCTACGTCCGGGACGCTTCGACCGCCAGATGACGGTTGACCTGCCCGACATCAAAGGCCGCACCGAAATCCTGAAAGTGCACTCTGCCAAAGTGCCGCTGGCTGAAGATGTGCATCTGGAGCTGATCGCGCGCGGAACACCGGGCTTCAGCGGAGCCGATTTGGCGAATATCGTGAACGAGGCGGCGCTGATCGCGGCCAGACAAAACAAGCAAAAAATCAACATGAGCGATTTCGAGGAAGCCAAGGACAAACTGACCTTGGGCAAGGAAAAGAAGAGCAGGGTGATCCCCGACGAAGATAAAAAGCTTACCTCCATCCACGAGATCGGGCATGTGCTCGCTTCCATTTTCCAGGACAAGACAGAGCCGGTGCACAAGGTTTCGATCATCCCGCGCGGCTTCACAGCAGGCGCCACCCACTTCTTGCAGACGGACAAGACCGGCTATTCGCGTGGCTATCTGGAACAGCTTATGACCAAGATCCTGGGCGGACGCGCCGCGGAGGAGATAGTTTTCGGGGAACTCACCACCGGAGCAGGCAACGATCTGGATCGGGTTACGGAGATCGCCAAAAAGATGGTCTGCTCCTGGGGCATGAGCGAAGCCTTCGGTCCGATGACCATCGGCAAGGAGCAGAGTGAAGTTTATCTGGGCAAGGAACTCATCGGCCGCGATGTGCACAGCAACGAAACGGCGCATTTGGTGGACAGCGAGATCCGCGGTTTCATCACCCGCGCCTATGACAAGGCATTGGACATCTTGAAAAAGAGGCGCGATCTATTGGAAAAACTGGCTGCCGAACTTTTTGAGAAGGAAACCCTGGGCACCGACGAGATTTTTGAATTCGTGCTGGCCAACATCGACGACACGGACCGGGAGCAGGTGCTGGCCAAGTATGAGAAAGCCAGAGAACTGCGTTTCGAACACAGCAAGAAATCGGCCCAGGAAGGGCAGGCCTGA
- the tilS gene encoding tRNA lysidine(34) synthetase TilS, with amino-acid sequence MPKLKQALARLDSYVRNQQIFSAGAKLLLCVSGGADSVALLLLFSRLRNLRQLTLLAVHVDHQLRGSESDADAELVKQHCQELSVPLIIRKICLEAGGDLENRARQKRLGVFEEVLDAYRFDLIVTAHHNNDQSETMLLNLFRGAGLSGLAGIRPRSGRIAHPLLCFDKRELVDLLEERKLAWREDASNADQSFKRNWVRHTLLPLVERELNPRIASSLGEQAQIFAAAEELVLQRVKTLVKRITLEQEPERITVSIPALKRCTRLEQYYVLKELTSVLSGSGKDFFSRHFQDILDLLESDGSKQIQLGRGLIARKVYAELSLELESEAPPVPEPVVVMEDRARTVWGDHRFTFKLLKVLPTRRDEDALNVYLDADKINWPFNIRSRRPGDRFMPLGMKNLVKLKDFFINAKVGKFERDLVPVLDDGEKIIWIAGQRLDARVALDEGSTRFLKIAAENLKAKPRRAASRKKTGEENE; translated from the coding sequence ATGCCCAAGCTGAAGCAAGCCCTTGCAAGATTAGACAGTTATGTGCGGAATCAGCAGATCTTTTCCGCCGGGGCGAAGCTATTGCTCTGCGTTTCTGGCGGGGCGGACTCAGTGGCTCTACTGTTGCTGTTCTCGCGGTTGCGCAACCTGCGCCAGCTCACACTGCTGGCTGTGCACGTGGACCATCAGCTTCGCGGGTCGGAAAGCGACGCGGACGCTGAACTTGTAAAGCAGCATTGCCAGGAGCTGAGCGTTCCCCTCATCATCCGCAAGATATGTTTGGAGGCTGGCGGCGACCTGGAAAACCGGGCGCGGCAAAAGCGCCTGGGGGTGTTTGAAGAGGTGCTGGACGCCTACCGCTTCGATTTGATCGTAACCGCGCACCACAACAACGACCAGAGCGAGACCATGCTGCTCAATCTCTTCCGCGGCGCGGGCTTAAGCGGTCTGGCGGGAATCCGCCCCCGCAGCGGCAGGATCGCGCATCCGCTGCTCTGCTTTGACAAGCGGGAACTGGTGGATTTGCTGGAGGAGCGGAAGCTCGCCTGGCGCGAGGACGCCAGCAACGCTGACCAGAGTTTCAAACGCAACTGGGTGCGGCACACGCTGTTGCCTTTGGTTGAGCGTGAACTGAATCCGCGGATAGCCAGCAGTTTGGGCGAACAGGCCCAGATATTCGCGGCAGCGGAAGAGCTTGTTCTGCAGAGGGTTAAAACCCTGGTGAAGCGGATTACGCTGGAGCAGGAGCCGGAGCGGATAACCGTTTCCATCCCGGCTTTGAAGCGCTGCACGCGATTGGAACAATATTACGTTTTGAAAGAGCTCACCAGCGTCCTCAGCGGTAGCGGGAAGGATTTTTTCAGCCGCCACTTCCAAGACATCCTGGACCTGCTGGAGTCTGATGGCAGCAAGCAAATCCAACTGGGGCGGGGGTTGATAGCCAGAAAAGTTTACGCTGAATTGAGTTTGGAGCTTGAAAGCGAGGCACCGCCGGTTCCTGAACCGGTGGTGGTGATGGAAGACCGGGCCCGGACAGTTTGGGGAGACCACCGCTTTACCTTCAAGCTGCTGAAAGTATTGCCGACCCGGCGCGATGAAGACGCCCTGAACGTCTATCTGGACGCGGACAAGATCAATTGGCCCTTCAACATCCGCAGCCGCAGGCCTGGCGACAGGTTCATGCCTCTGGGTATGAAAAACCTGGTGAAACTGAAAGACTTTTTCATCAACGCCAAAGTGGGCAAATTTGAGCGCGATTTGGTACCTGTGCTGGATGACGGGGAGAAGATAATCTGGATCGCGGGGCAGCGTCTGGACGCGCGGGTGGCGCTGGACGAAGGCAGCACGCGCTTTCTTAAGATAGCGGCGGAAAACCTGAAGGCCAAGCCCCGGCGGGCGGCCAGCCGCAAAAAGACAGGAGAGGAAAATGAATGA
- the hpt gene encoding hypoxanthine phosphoribosyltransferase codes for MNEMNRDLAEVLLDEYRIQARVREIGSQIAGEYKDTVPVLIGIMKGGFIFLADLCRSITIPLEIDFLAISSYGAETSSSGVVKIRKDIDVDITGRHVIVVEDIVDSGLSLQYIKDYLVKHEPASLKICVLLDKPAAHKQEAKFDYVGFEIGNEFVVGYGLDFKSQYRNLPYIGILKEEIYS; via the coding sequence ATGAATGAGATGAATCGTGACCTGGCAGAGGTGCTGCTGGACGAATACCGCATCCAGGCAAGGGTGCGCGAAATCGGCAGCCAAATCGCCGGCGAATATAAAGACACGGTGCCGGTGCTGATCGGCATCATGAAAGGCGGCTTCATATTTCTGGCCGACCTCTGCCGCAGTATCACAATCCCCCTGGAAATCGACTTTCTGGCCATCTCCAGCTATGGCGCTGAGACCTCCAGTTCCGGCGTGGTGAAGATTCGCAAGGATATCGACGTGGATATCACTGGCAGGCACGTGATCGTTGTGGAAGACATCGTAGACAGCGGGCTTTCGCTGCAATACATCAAAGATTATCTGGTCAAGCACGAGCCCGCCAGCCTGAAGATTTGCGTCCTGCTGGATAAGCCTGCGGCGCACAAGCAGGAGGCTAAATTTGACTATGTGGGCTTCGAAATCGGCAATGAATTTGTGGTGGGATACGGGCTGGATTTCAAATCCCAATACCGCAACCTGCCCTACATCGGCATCCTAAAGGAAGAGATCTATTCATGA